In Arthrobacter sp. StoSoilB5, one genomic interval encodes:
- the coaE gene encoding dephospho-CoA kinase: protein MLKIGLTGGIASGKSLVAARLQELGALLIDADLIARQVVEPGTPGLARVVEAFGPGILDGQGRLDRPALGAIVFQDPSRREVLNGIIHPLVRESAAGIMAQAADEDILVQDIPLLVETGQGSAFHLVIVVDAPDEVRIQRMVDLRGMTLEDARSRMAAQATREARRAAADIILENSGSREDLLAKVDDLWFGRLVPFADNCRRGIRARRTKGPVLSAPRADWGLQAARLSSRIQAAAPDDILAVDHIGSTAVPGLAAKDVIDLQVTVAGLDVADRIAPRLAAAGYPRVPGVATDTPKPSQPDPAQWQKRFHANADPGRPTNLHVRVAGTPGWRYALLFRDWLRAEPSAVALYEAHKREMAAQHASDPGTAGYADAKEPWFTDVAWPLMDGWASRTGWQPPSYSSVAAAHKSGR, encoded by the coding sequence GTGTTGAAGATCGGGCTGACGGGCGGCATCGCCTCGGGAAAATCGTTGGTGGCGGCCAGGCTGCAAGAGCTGGGGGCTCTGCTCATTGATGCCGACCTCATCGCCAGGCAAGTAGTAGAGCCTGGAACTCCTGGCCTCGCCCGCGTAGTAGAGGCTTTTGGGCCGGGGATCCTGGACGGGCAGGGCAGGCTGGACCGGCCCGCCCTTGGCGCCATAGTTTTCCAGGATCCATCACGGCGCGAAGTCCTCAACGGCATCATCCATCCGCTGGTCCGGGAGTCCGCAGCCGGGATCATGGCCCAAGCTGCCGATGAAGACATTCTGGTCCAGGACATTCCCCTTCTGGTCGAGACGGGGCAGGGGAGCGCATTCCATTTGGTGATTGTGGTGGATGCTCCCGATGAGGTCCGGATTCAACGCATGGTGGACCTGCGCGGAATGACCCTGGAAGACGCCCGTTCGCGGATGGCCGCCCAGGCCACCCGGGAGGCCAGGAGAGCTGCCGCGGACATCATCCTGGAAAATTCCGGTAGCCGGGAGGATCTACTCGCCAAGGTGGACGACCTGTGGTTCGGGCGATTGGTTCCTTTCGCGGACAATTGCCGGCGCGGGATTCGTGCCCGGCGAACTAAAGGTCCTGTCCTTTCTGCCCCAAGGGCCGACTGGGGCCTGCAAGCGGCCCGTCTCTCATCGCGGATCCAGGCGGCAGCACCGGATGACATCCTTGCCGTGGACCACATTGGGTCTACGGCAGTGCCCGGACTGGCCGCCAAGGACGTTATCGACCTTCAAGTGACTGTTGCCGGCCTTGACGTGGCGGATCGGATCGCTCCACGTCTGGCGGCCGCAGGATACCCACGTGTTCCTGGCGTCGCGACGGACACCCCGAAGCCGTCACAACCTGATCCGGCCCAATGGCAAAAGCGCTTCCATGCCAATGCAGATCCAGGACGCCCGACCAACCTGCATGTGCGCGTTGCCGGCACGCCGGGTTGGAGATACGCTCTACTGTTCCGTGACTGGTTGAGGGCGGAACCTTCTGCAGTTGCCCTGTATGAGGCGCACAAGCGAGAAATGGCCGCACAACATGCAAGCGACCCCGGCACCGCTGGCTATGCCGATGCCAAGGAACCGTGGTTCACGGATGTAGCCTGGCCGCTGATGGATGGGTGGGCCAGCCGCACAGGCTGGCAACCGCCGTCGTATTCTTCTGTCGCAGCGGCACATAAATCCGGACGGTAA
- a CDS encoding YigZ family protein: MEIEDDSRATAYTTLAGGPDFRHELEIRRSRFITVLRRSPDEDTARSLVAALRREFHDARHHCSAFVIGPDRMIQRSSDDGEPSGTAGIPMLEALLKRETAPGVTDLSDVSAVVVRYFGGILLGAGGLVRAYSESVSAALDAAPLVQRRRLRLYAVSVPHAAAGRLENDLRSAMYVMAETSYGANETVLRLALPDEPAAIADAVARLAALTAGSAVLQPEGTEWIDVQD, translated from the coding sequence GTGGAAATTGAGGATGACAGCCGCGCGACGGCCTACACAACGCTGGCCGGGGGTCCCGATTTCCGTCACGAGCTGGAGATCCGCCGCTCCCGCTTCATCACCGTTCTCCGCCGCTCACCCGATGAAGACACTGCACGCTCCCTTGTGGCCGCGCTGCGGCGTGAGTTCCATGATGCACGGCACCACTGCTCTGCCTTTGTTATCGGTCCGGACAGGATGATTCAACGTTCCAGTGACGACGGCGAACCGTCGGGCACGGCGGGTATCCCCATGCTGGAAGCATTGCTCAAGCGTGAGACAGCGCCCGGGGTGACTGACCTTAGCGACGTGAGTGCCGTCGTCGTCCGCTATTTTGGTGGGATTCTGCTGGGTGCCGGCGGGCTCGTCCGCGCCTATTCGGAGTCGGTCTCGGCGGCGCTTGATGCCGCCCCGCTGGTACAGCGCCGCCGCTTGCGGCTATACGCCGTCAGCGTTCCGCATGCCGCTGCCGGGCGACTGGAAAATGACCTCCGCTCGGCCATGTACGTGATGGCGGAGACCAGCTACGGAGCCAACGAGACGGTCCTGCGGCTGGCGCTCCCCGATGAGCCGGCAGCAATAGCCGACGCCGTGGCCCGGCTCGCGGCGTTGACCGCCGGGTCTGCAGTGCTCCAGCCGGAAGGAACGGAGTGGATCGATGTCCAGGACTGA
- the rpsA gene encoding 30S ribosomal protein S1 has protein sequence MTITSTEKPGTPVVAINDIGTAEDFLAAVDATIKYFNDGDLVEGTVVKVDRDEVLLDIGYKTEGVIPSRELSIKHDVDPGEVVAVGDQVEALVLTKEDKEGRLILSKKRAQYERAWGDIEKVKEEDGVVTGTVIEVVKGGLILDIGLRGFLPASLVEMRRVRDLAPYIGQQIEAKIIELDKNRNNVVLSRRAWLEQTQSEVRSTFLNKLEKGQVRPGVVSSIVNFGAFVDLGGVDGLVHVSELSWKHIDHPSEVVEVGQEVTVEVLEVDLDRERVSLSLKATQEDPWQTFARTHALGQVVPGKVTKLVPFGAFVRVEDGIEGLVHISELAVRHVELAEQVVSVGDELFVKVIDIDLERRRISLSLKQANEGVDADSTEFDPALYGMAAEYDEEGNYKYPEGFDPESNEWLEGYETQRAAWEQQYADAQTRWEAHKKQVAQHAADDAAAATSGESDSGTTSYSSEPAAAESNAGTLASDEALAALREKLTGN, from the coding sequence ATGACCATCACCTCCACCGAGAAGCCCGGTACCCCCGTAGTCGCCATTAACGACATCGGTACCGCTGAGGACTTCCTCGCAGCTGTCGACGCCACCATCAAGTACTTCAACGACGGTGACCTCGTCGAAGGTACTGTCGTCAAGGTCGACCGCGACGAAGTCCTGCTCGACATCGGTTACAAGACCGAAGGTGTCATCCCTTCCCGCGAGCTTTCCATCAAGCACGACGTTGACCCCGGCGAAGTTGTTGCCGTTGGCGATCAGGTCGAAGCTTTGGTTCTCACCAAGGAAGACAAAGAAGGCCGTCTGATCCTCTCCAAGAAGCGTGCTCAGTACGAGCGCGCCTGGGGCGACATCGAGAAGGTCAAGGAAGAAGACGGCGTCGTTACCGGTACCGTCATCGAGGTCGTCAAGGGTGGCCTCATCCTGGACATCGGCCTGCGCGGCTTCCTGCCCGCATCGCTCGTGGAGATGCGTCGTGTCCGCGACCTCGCTCCGTACATCGGTCAGCAGATCGAAGCCAAGATCATCGAGCTGGACAAGAACCGCAACAACGTTGTGCTGTCCCGCCGTGCATGGCTTGAGCAGACCCAGTCCGAGGTCCGCTCCACGTTCCTCAACAAGCTGGAAAAGGGCCAGGTTCGTCCCGGCGTCGTTTCCTCCATCGTCAACTTCGGTGCATTCGTGGACCTTGGCGGCGTAGACGGCCTCGTTCACGTTTCCGAGCTCTCCTGGAAGCACATCGACCACCCGTCCGAGGTTGTCGAGGTTGGCCAGGAAGTCACCGTCGAGGTCCTCGAAGTGGATCTGGACCGCGAGCGTGTCTCCCTGTCGCTCAAGGCTACGCAGGAAGACCCGTGGCAGACCTTCGCCCGCACCCACGCCCTCGGCCAGGTTGTTCCGGGTAAGGTCACCAAGCTGGTTCCGTTCGGTGCGTTCGTTCGCGTCGAAGACGGCATCGAAGGCCTCGTGCACATCTCCGAACTGGCTGTCCGCCACGTGGAGCTCGCCGAGCAGGTTGTCTCCGTTGGCGACGAACTGTTCGTCAAGGTCATCGACATCGACCTCGAGCGTCGTCGCATCTCCCTCTCCCTCAAGCAGGCTAACGAGGGCGTTGACGCTGACAGCACCGAGTTCGATCCCGCTCTGTACGGTATGGCCGCTGAGTACGACGAAGAGGGCAACTACAAGTACCCCGAGGGCTTCGACCCCGAGTCGAACGAATGGCTCGAGGGCTACGAGACCCAGCGCGCCGCTTGGGAGCAGCAGTACGCTGACGCCCAGACCCGTTGGGAAGCCCACAAGAAGCAGGTTGCACAGCACGCTGCTGACGACGCTGCCGCTGCAACGTCCGGTGAGAGCGATTCCGGCACCACCAGCTACTCCTCGGAGCCGGCTGCTGCTGAGTCCAACGCTGGCACCCTGGCGTCCGACGAAGCTCTCGCAGCACTGCGCGAGAAGCTGACCGGCAACTAA
- a CDS encoding polysaccharide deacetylase family protein, whose amino-acid sequence MGDSKRRPLAGRRSVLLGMAGLATAALAACADNGRVAVPDAPGPGPTSPVAQPSGPGAGPATPPPSIAALSSEQAAAAIAAKPGGGEGGDGTVAPPSNAPAAPAAVPSKEQIVAEFGTLRPQEWGLHVAGVVNNSASRHVALTFDACGGPGGTGCDHKLLKSLRSLNVPATLFINSRWITANRSLAAELAADPLFELANHGTLHLPLSVNGRSAYGIAGTANPAAVYEELMGNQALMHELTGVSPRFFRPGTAFYDDVAAAMTRRLGMLPVNFTVNGDGGATFAPATVAGEVARVAAGDIVISHFNRPASGTAEGYARALPRLLDGGVTFARLGDVLPG is encoded by the coding sequence ATGGGGGATTCCAAGCGGCGGCCGCTGGCCGGCCGGCGATCAGTGCTGCTTGGAATGGCAGGATTGGCAACTGCTGCCCTTGCGGCTTGCGCGGACAACGGCAGGGTGGCAGTGCCAGACGCCCCCGGACCAGGGCCGACGTCGCCTGTTGCTCAGCCAAGCGGACCGGGTGCCGGCCCTGCGACGCCGCCGCCATCCATCGCTGCGCTCTCGAGCGAGCAGGCCGCTGCGGCCATCGCCGCCAAACCCGGCGGCGGTGAGGGAGGCGACGGCACTGTAGCTCCGCCGTCGAACGCCCCCGCAGCACCGGCCGCTGTCCCCAGCAAGGAACAAATCGTTGCCGAGTTCGGGACCCTGCGCCCACAGGAATGGGGCCTTCACGTTGCGGGTGTCGTGAACAATTCCGCATCCCGGCATGTGGCCCTTACCTTCGACGCCTGCGGCGGGCCCGGCGGAACCGGCTGCGACCACAAATTGCTGAAGTCCCTTCGCAGCCTCAACGTCCCGGCCACCCTTTTCATTAATAGCCGCTGGATCACGGCGAACAGGTCACTTGCCGCCGAATTGGCAGCCGACCCCTTGTTCGAGCTCGCCAACCACGGCACACTCCATTTGCCGTTGTCAGTCAACGGAAGGTCCGCCTACGGCATTGCCGGAACGGCGAACCCAGCCGCGGTTTACGAGGAGTTGATGGGCAACCAGGCCCTCATGCATGAGTTGACGGGGGTTTCGCCGCGCTTCTTCCGGCCGGGAACGGCGTTCTACGACGACGTCGCTGCCGCGATGACGCGCAGGCTTGGGATGCTGCCGGTCAACTTCACCGTGAACGGCGACGGCGGTGCCACCTTCGCGCCCGCAACTGTCGCCGGGGAAGTGGCTCGGGTTGCGGCGGGGGACATCGTGATTTCGCACTTCAACAGGCCGGCCTCAGGAACTGCCGAGGGTTATGCGAGGGCTTTGCCGCGCTTGTTGGACGGCGGGGTTACCTTCGCGCGGCTGGGTGACGTCCTGCCTGGGTGA
- a CDS encoding GNAT family N-acetyltransferase translates to MADPNESYSETNSAEKYRVQQFPAVADREDPAYSRCAAWIQAVSHGFHQHRRDDDYIAKTLAAYRADHRELTGVYINGDVPEHALGAEFPVATYGTMRKSLNIGFGRQLESNLVTAVTVRGTHRRKGLLRGMITADLAGAKDDGLAMAALTASEGSIYGRFGFGVATFERSIKVDTGPRFRLKGQATGTVEVADPAVLLEVAPQVFEPVQRATPGSVDRQEYYRLLASGAIGHDGKPDTGVRSALHYDASGTLDGYVSYRFKGWDEKPYTMEIVDLVAGTNPAYLDLWRFLGSIDLIDQVTWAEAPVDDPLAWALEDPRCIDSSDVRDMLWLRILDVPAALAARRYPVAGKLVMDVSDTLGLAGGTWALESDGGAAAVVTDASGQEPDLRMDVADLASIYLGAVSPVTLTAGGRMSECKPGAAFRAQQLFAVERPAHCLTHF, encoded by the coding sequence GTGGCTGATCCCAATGAAAGTTATTCCGAAACGAACTCCGCCGAAAAATACAGGGTTCAACAATTCCCTGCTGTAGCTGATCGTGAGGACCCTGCCTACTCCCGCTGTGCAGCGTGGATCCAGGCAGTCTCGCACGGCTTCCACCAGCACAGGCGCGATGACGACTACATCGCCAAGACACTCGCGGCTTACCGCGCGGACCACCGTGAATTGACCGGGGTGTACATCAACGGTGACGTTCCCGAGCACGCTCTGGGTGCGGAGTTCCCGGTGGCCACGTACGGCACCATGCGCAAATCCCTGAACATCGGGTTTGGCCGACAACTGGAATCAAACCTGGTGACCGCCGTGACCGTCCGTGGAACGCACCGGCGCAAAGGCCTGCTCCGCGGCATGATCACCGCTGACCTTGCGGGCGCAAAGGACGATGGCCTCGCCATGGCAGCGCTGACCGCCTCGGAGGGTTCCATCTATGGCCGCTTCGGTTTTGGCGTGGCTACATTTGAACGCAGCATCAAGGTCGATACGGGCCCCCGTTTCCGCCTCAAGGGGCAAGCGACGGGGACAGTGGAGGTCGCTGATCCAGCTGTGCTCCTGGAGGTTGCACCGCAGGTCTTCGAACCTGTCCAGCGGGCGACTCCAGGCTCAGTAGACCGTCAGGAGTACTATCGCTTGCTGGCTTCCGGCGCGATCGGCCATGACGGGAAGCCGGACACCGGTGTCCGGAGCGCCCTGCACTACGACGCCTCCGGGACGCTGGACGGCTACGTTTCCTATCGCTTCAAAGGGTGGGATGAGAAGCCCTACACGATGGAGATTGTGGACCTCGTTGCTGGTACAAACCCGGCGTACCTCGATCTCTGGCGCTTCCTTGGGAGCATCGATCTCATTGACCAGGTGACGTGGGCCGAAGCGCCGGTGGACGATCCGCTGGCATGGGCCTTGGAAGATCCCAGATGCATTGACTCCTCGGATGTGCGCGACATGCTGTGGTTACGCATCCTGGATGTTCCGGCAGCACTGGCCGCCCGCCGTTACCCGGTTGCCGGAAAGCTCGTCATGGACGTCTCGGACACGCTTGGTCTGGCTGGTGGCACCTGGGCGTTGGAGTCCGACGGCGGTGCTGCCGCGGTGGTCACTGACGCATCCGGCCAGGAACCCGATCTCCGCATGGACGTCGCCGATCTCGCGTCCATATATCTCGGTGCCGTGTCCCCGGTGACGCTCACCGCGGGCGGGCGGATGAGTGAATGCAAGCCGGGTGCCGCGTTCAGGGCCCAACAGCTTTTTGCCGTGGAGCGGCCGGCACACTGCCTCACGCATTTCTAG
- the polA gene encoding DNA polymerase I — protein sequence MAFRAFYALPAENFSTARGQHTNAVHGFTSMLINLIKDQKPTHVAVAFDVSDDTTFRKAEYSEYKGGRNATPAEFQGQIALIAKVMEAWGIRTIALPGYEADDILATLAAQADAAGFEVLLVSGDRDSFQLINENVFVLYPKQGVSNIPKLDAAAIEEKYFVKPALYSDLAALVGESADNLPGVPGVGPKTAAKWINLYGGLDGILENLDAIGGKVGGALKENVENVKRNRRLNRLLTDLELPITLEDLYEPRPDRQAMEELFEELEFRTLRARLFDLYGDDTAGAAPDTIEAPEFATLKEADELEAFFSAGSGMRSAIAIQPIPGRIGEDASALAVVRNNGAACIELTGLDSAAESVLARWLQDPEEAKVVHEFKAALKALHNRGLGLEGVVDDTSISGYLIQPDRRSYDLPELAQVHLKISLGAVTAAVGQLELDLMGGSDQAAAAALVQQAAVVHSLSKHFEKELAERKADALLTTLELPVARVLAQMELTGIYVSMDRMNEQLADLTKVIENAQEQAFAAIGHEVNLGSPKQLQTVLFEELGLPKTTKIKSGYTTDAASLKALLEKTGHEFLVQLMAHRESSKLAQMVETLKKSVADDGRIHTTYAQNIAATGRISSNNPNLQNIPVRSEEGRRVRGIFVVSEGYECLLSADYSQIEMRIMAHLSGDEALIQAYRDGEDLHRFVGSRIFNVAPAEVTSAMRSKVKAMSYGLAYGLTSFGLSKQLEISVDEARTLMKDYFDRFGGVRDYLRGVVDQARVDGYTATIEGRRRYLPDLTSTNRQAREAAERIALNSPIQGSAADIIKRAMLGVSAELASQGLKSRMLLQVHDELVLEIAPGEREAVEKLVVEQMGAAAELSVPLDVQLGVGSSWFEAGH from the coding sequence ATGGCGTTCCGGGCCTTCTATGCGCTTCCTGCCGAAAACTTCTCGACGGCCAGAGGCCAACACACCAACGCCGTGCACGGATTCACCTCCATGCTGATCAACCTGATTAAGGACCAGAAACCCACGCACGTCGCCGTCGCGTTTGATGTTTCTGACGACACAACTTTCCGCAAGGCCGAGTACAGCGAGTACAAGGGTGGCCGCAACGCGACGCCCGCGGAGTTCCAAGGCCAGATCGCCTTGATCGCGAAGGTCATGGAGGCGTGGGGGATTAGGACTATCGCGCTTCCCGGTTACGAGGCCGATGACATCCTGGCAACCCTTGCTGCCCAGGCTGATGCCGCGGGCTTCGAGGTCCTTCTGGTTTCCGGGGACCGTGATTCGTTCCAGCTGATCAACGAGAACGTTTTTGTGCTCTACCCCAAACAGGGCGTCAGCAACATCCCCAAGCTGGACGCCGCAGCCATCGAAGAGAAATACTTCGTCAAGCCAGCCTTGTATTCGGACCTCGCCGCATTGGTGGGCGAATCCGCGGATAATCTCCCGGGCGTACCCGGCGTGGGGCCAAAGACCGCCGCCAAGTGGATCAACCTCTACGGCGGCCTGGACGGCATCCTTGAAAACCTGGACGCCATCGGCGGCAAGGTAGGTGGAGCGCTCAAGGAGAACGTCGAAAACGTCAAGCGCAACCGGAGGCTCAACAGGTTGCTGACGGACCTTGAGTTGCCGATCACGCTTGAGGACCTTTATGAACCCCGCCCTGATCGCCAGGCAATGGAAGAACTTTTTGAAGAGCTGGAATTCCGCACACTGCGGGCCCGCCTGTTCGATCTCTACGGAGACGATACCGCCGGTGCTGCACCGGACACCATCGAAGCCCCTGAGTTTGCCACGCTGAAGGAGGCCGATGAGCTTGAGGCGTTCTTCAGCGCCGGATCGGGCATGCGTTCGGCTATTGCCATCCAGCCCATCCCGGGCCGCATAGGCGAGGACGCCAGCGCGTTGGCCGTGGTGCGGAACAACGGCGCTGCCTGCATCGAGCTCACCGGGCTGGATTCTGCAGCCGAGTCGGTGCTGGCCCGTTGGCTGCAGGACCCTGAAGAAGCCAAAGTGGTGCACGAGTTCAAAGCCGCCCTCAAGGCCCTGCACAACCGTGGCCTGGGCCTGGAAGGCGTTGTTGACGACACGTCGATTTCGGGATACCTAATCCAGCCGGACCGCCGCAGCTACGACCTCCCTGAGCTCGCCCAGGTCCACCTCAAGATCTCCTTGGGCGCTGTGACTGCAGCGGTTGGGCAATTGGAGCTGGACCTCATGGGTGGCAGCGATCAAGCGGCGGCCGCCGCGCTCGTCCAGCAGGCCGCCGTCGTGCATTCCCTTAGCAAGCACTTCGAAAAGGAACTTGCCGAGCGGAAGGCCGACGCCTTGCTGACAACGCTGGAGCTCCCGGTGGCCCGTGTCCTGGCACAGATGGAACTCACCGGCATCTACGTCTCCATGGATCGCATGAACGAGCAGCTTGCGGACCTCACCAAGGTGATCGAGAATGCCCAGGAGCAGGCATTCGCCGCGATCGGGCACGAGGTAAACCTGGGTTCGCCCAAGCAGCTGCAGACAGTCCTTTTCGAGGAACTCGGCCTGCCGAAGACCACGAAAATCAAGTCCGGTTACACCACGGATGCGGCGTCCTTGAAGGCCTTGCTGGAAAAGACCGGCCACGAATTCCTGGTGCAGCTCATGGCCCACCGGGAATCGTCCAAGCTTGCCCAGATGGTTGAAACCCTCAAGAAGTCGGTAGCGGACGATGGCCGCATCCACACCACGTACGCGCAGAACATTGCAGCAACAGGCCGTATCTCCTCGAACAACCCCAACCTGCAAAATATCCCGGTCCGCAGCGAGGAAGGCCGCCGGGTCCGCGGGATCTTCGTGGTCAGTGAGGGGTATGAATGCCTGCTGTCAGCTGACTACTCGCAGATCGAAATGCGCATCATGGCCCACCTCTCCGGTGACGAAGCTCTGATCCAGGCATACAGGGACGGGGAGGACCTGCACCGCTTCGTGGGCTCACGGATCTTCAACGTCGCTCCGGCCGAGGTCACCAGCGCGATGCGGTCCAAGGTGAAGGCCATGTCCTATGGCCTGGCCTATGGCCTGACCTCATTTGGCCTCTCAAAGCAGCTGGAGATCTCGGTGGACGAGGCCAGGACGCTGATGAAGGACTACTTCGACCGCTTTGGCGGCGTGCGTGACTACCTCAGGGGTGTCGTGGACCAGGCAAGGGTGGACGGTTACACGGCCACTATTGAAGGTCGCCGCCGTTACCTCCCGGACCTCACCAGCACCAATCGCCAAGCACGCGAAGCGGCCGAGCGCATTGCCCTCAACTCGCCTATCCAGGGTTCCGCCGCCGATATCATCAAGCGGGCCATGCTGGGCGTCTCCGCAGAACTTGCAAGCCAGGGCTTGAAATCACGGATGCTCCTCCAGGTGCACGATGAACTTGTCCTCGAGATTGCACCCGGAGAGCGCGAAGCCGTCGAAAAACTCGTGGTGGAGCAAATGGGTGCTGCTGCTGAGCTGTCAGTCCCGTTGGACGTCCAGCTCGGCGTAGGGTCCAGCTGGTTCGAGGCCGGCCACTAG
- a CDS encoding hotdog fold thioesterase: MMDNFTPNRFVDELNEAGVPEEFHDWLSGHGVGSLVVKMGIRFTELSAERTVATMPVEGNTQVAGILHGGAHVVLAETLGSFAASLHAGRGRHAVGIEVGATHHRSIASGTVTGTCTAIHLGGTLATHEIVITDEKGRRLSTARITNMIRNNRH, from the coding sequence ATGATGGACAATTTCACGCCGAACCGGTTTGTCGACGAACTCAACGAGGCAGGTGTACCGGAGGAGTTCCATGATTGGCTTTCCGGCCACGGCGTTGGCTCCCTTGTGGTAAAAATGGGCATTCGGTTTACCGAACTCAGCGCCGAACGCACTGTGGCAACCATGCCTGTGGAGGGGAACACCCAAGTAGCTGGCATCCTCCATGGCGGAGCCCACGTGGTCCTCGCGGAAACCCTGGGGTCATTCGCGGCGTCCCTTCACGCCGGCAGAGGCCGGCACGCTGTGGGAATCGAAGTCGGCGCCACGCATCACCGCTCCATCGCCAGCGGCACGGTAACTGGTACGTGCACTGCAATCCACCTGGGCGGGACGCTGGCCACGCACGAGATCGTGATCACCGATGAAAAGGGCCGCAGGCTGTCGACTGCCCGGATCACCAACATGATCCGGAACAACCGCCACTAA
- a CDS encoding dihydrofolate reductase family protein has product MSIFQYYVASTVDGFIASPDDDLGWLLQFDQVEGVSGSYESFFAGVGCIAMGGGTYRWLMEHEPGKWPYPDTPCWVFTHHEYSAPAGSNVTFVRGDVREFAPDLLADAGDKNVWLVGGGDLVAQFANAGLLHEMIVTIIPVVLGAGKRLLPLNGPTAPLELLSSRILGGAAAELHYRMPPQVARP; this is encoded by the coding sequence ATGTCGATCTTCCAGTACTACGTCGCTTCCACCGTCGATGGCTTCATTGCTTCCCCGGACGACGATCTCGGCTGGCTCCTGCAATTTGACCAGGTTGAGGGCGTAAGTGGCAGCTATGAGTCCTTCTTCGCAGGTGTGGGTTGCATTGCGATGGGCGGCGGGACCTACCGTTGGCTCATGGAACACGAGCCCGGCAAGTGGCCGTACCCGGACACCCCCTGCTGGGTGTTCACCCATCATGAATACTCGGCTCCGGCCGGTTCCAATGTCACCTTCGTCCGCGGGGACGTGCGCGAGTTCGCCCCGGATCTCCTGGCTGACGCCGGAGACAAGAACGTGTGGCTGGTGGGTGGCGGTGACCTCGTCGCCCAGTTCGCCAATGCCGGTTTGCTCCACGAGATGATCGTCACCATCATCCCGGTTGTTTTGGGCGCCGGAAAGCGGCTGCTGCCGCTCAACGGCCCGACGGCGCCACTTGAGTTGCTCTCCTCACGCATCCTTGGTGGGGCCGCCGCGGAGCTGCACTACCGCATGCCGCCGCAGGTCGCCCGGCCGTAG
- a CDS encoding inorganic phosphate transporter has protein sequence MEITFMVALVIALALFFDFTNGFHDTANAMATPIATGAIKPKTAVALAAVLNLVGAFLSTEVAKTISGGLIREGSDGIHITPDIIFAGLMGAILWNMVTWLKGLPSSSSHALFGGLIGAAVVGIGLHSINFETVLQKVILPAVFAPLIAGGVAYLCTRLAYALTSRHDPETGDKLTQKRGGFRTGQIFTSSLVALAHGTNDAQKTMGIITLVLIAAGTQAPGSGPQFWVVAACALAIAIGTYAGGWRIIRTMGSGLTEVKPAQGFSAETSTASAILASSHLGFALSTTQVASGSVIGSGLGRKGTSVRWGTAGKIAIGWLFTLPASAIVGGLTALLVNIGVVGVVIAAVVGSGAVLFMFVASRKSHVGHHNAVEVEEAGHAVKFSKKKKARKAANNKDVQR, from the coding sequence GTGGAAATCACCTTCATGGTCGCGCTTGTCATAGCGTTGGCCCTATTCTTTGACTTCACCAACGGCTTTCACGACACAGCCAATGCGATGGCCACGCCTATCGCTACGGGGGCGATCAAGCCCAAAACGGCGGTTGCCTTGGCCGCCGTGCTCAACCTTGTTGGAGCGTTCCTTTCAACCGAAGTGGCAAAGACCATTTCCGGCGGACTCATCAGGGAAGGCTCGGACGGTATCCACATCACGCCGGATATCATCTTCGCCGGCCTGATGGGTGCAATCCTCTGGAATATGGTCACGTGGCTCAAAGGCCTGCCATCCAGTTCCTCGCACGCGCTGTTCGGCGGCCTCATCGGCGCCGCAGTGGTGGGTATCGGCCTGCACTCCATCAACTTTGAAACAGTGCTGCAGAAGGTGATCCTGCCCGCTGTCTTTGCACCACTCATCGCCGGAGGCGTGGCGTACCTTTGCACCCGCCTCGCGTATGCCCTGACTTCCCGGCACGATCCCGAAACGGGTGACAAGCTCACGCAGAAGCGTGGGGGTTTCCGTACCGGCCAGATCTTCACCTCCAGCCTGGTGGCCCTCGCGCACGGCACCAATGACGCCCAGAAGACCATGGGCATCATCACCCTGGTGCTCATCGCCGCAGGTACGCAGGCGCCGGGTTCCGGGCCGCAGTTCTGGGTTGTCGCCGCTTGTGCCCTGGCCATCGCCATCGGCACCTATGCCGGCGGTTGGCGCATCATCCGTACCATGGGCTCGGGCCTGACCGAAGTCAAGCCTGCGCAAGGCTTCTCGGCCGAGACCAGCACGGCCTCAGCCATCCTGGCTTCTTCCCATCTGGGCTTCGCGCTCTCAACAACGCAGGTCGCTTCCGGCTCGGTCATCGGCTCCGGGCTGGGCCGCAAGGGAACCTCCGTGCGGTGGGGCACTGCGGGCAAGATCGCCATAGGGTGGCTGTTCACGCTCCCGGCATCGGCGATCGTGGGTGGGCTCACCGCGCTCCTGGTGAATATCGGCGTCGTAGGTGTGGTCATTGCTGCGGTCGTCGGTAGCGGTGCCGTCCTGTTCATGTTCGTCGCGTCGCGTAAGTCGCATGTCGGCCACCACAACGCCGTGGAAGTCGAAGAGGCCGGCCACGCCGTCAAGTTCAGCAAGAAAAAGAAAGCCCGAAAGGCCGCCAACAACAAGGATGTGCAGCGATGA